The Ziziphus jujuba cultivar Dongzao chromosome 5, ASM3175591v1 genome segment CTAGCTTTGGGTGCTGACCGCAGCCGGACACGTGTCGATCATTGAAGTGGTGTTGGTGCGTATAGATCGCCCACATGGAAGGTTATTTTGTCACTGCTTACGTCACAAGTTTTGGACTGGCTCGCCACCAGTCGGTCCGAAACCAACTGTCATGGGGATCCGTGTGTAGTCGGCGGGTCTGTATAggttttttcttgatttttgagCCGAATAATTAACGGTGGATTGGTTGTACACGTCAGCACGCCATCCCACGTGCACTGTTGATTTGTCAGCCAAAGGATGGAGACAGTAAAAAGGTAATTAATTCGACATCTCACTGTGCTGGTATTGCTTACACgttgtaaaatataaattaatttaattcgtatttttttctcataatttatatttcataagtaggctgtaagtaattttttatttggttgtgTTAGATAATTCCATGATATGTATTCAAAATACTTGATCGAGCGGATAACAAGTTCAGGTAGTATGCATGGTGATTTTAATTAATCGgttaaaagaatgaaaaaagatttaaaagacAATATAGGAATTAAACAATAAATCACTCGAGATCTCCTCTCATAAGTACAATCAATTTTGGAGCAAtcaatttaagaaattaatagCTTGCACGCTTAGAGCATATAATCATTTTCCTTTCTGTATACACATATGATTTATTGGCCTGCCATGGACATGCTCAGTGGACATGTTAATttaacaccaaaaaataaaaataaaaaagaaactaataataaataatctttGAGAATGtccatatttttcatgtttttcacttttttttccttttatttttaacattcttgtttcaattataaattaatagtaatccaacaaaaagaaaaaaatagaaggaCAGGGAAAAGGAGGTGCAGTCACAATCATCCGAATAGACCTAACGTATTTaccttccaaaataaaaaattctactttatttttttaaaaaaaattatctttgatttttttggaatttatcgttttagattttttttttttttctttttggtggtaGGCCATGTGGAGCTGGCAATGACCTACGTGGACAAGGACGAAACGAAGTTACCAGGCTATTGCCGAAACCGCCAGATCCACTAATTCCAAGCtcgcttttttttctttttttttcctacaaaaTTCCAAACAAATTCAAGccgtccaaaaaaaaaagaaaaaaaaagaaaaaagaaaaagaagaaattaatttttccaaagcgtgatatgtgtatatataaattttcgtCTACGTGGCTCTGTCCCCTTTACTTTCGGTGGCCGTTACTGCCATTATTGCTCTGTATTCCTCTGTCTTTCTCTGCTGAGGGTCAAAGATCCTAACTGTGACTCAACACCCAATCAGAATGCGCCACGTCCTTGATGTTTGTTGCACACCGTGATCGTGTCCTTACAAAAGCACTGCCACGTCACCATGACCGATTTTTAAAAAAGGAGTCTGTGACCTACCTTTGTCGCAAGTAGTGACCTAAGCATATGTATAGATACATATAGAGCTCTATATTTTACAGCTGACGATATCTCTTGCTTTGCTACGTGGCTTTCTGTTATTGGTAGGATAAGGTGTCAACGTAAATAGTTCGTAGTGGAGAAAGTATATTGTCCACAAAATCGGCTGGCTTGGTGGCTGGGCTGGGCTAGGCTGACTGAGCTGACTGGCTTGGGATATGAGCCGAATAGATAatgaaattggtcaaagttgaATGGAATGGATCGACGATTGACGACATGTGAGTACAGTTGTGGGACCCACCTAATGTCTGAATTATCTCCGATGATTTCTCATCGATGCGTGTATGAgtcccattttttcttttaaaaaatactgtttgtattaaattgtttaaatatcattattttatttattaaaaatattaattaatataacttaATTACAAATAAAGAACATTTAAAAggtaaatacaattaaatataaattaattaaataataacgtATTTACAATTaacaattagtaaataatttgatagatatttttttttaatatttctaatattattaCTAGGGTGATGAAATATCAGTGGAATTGGATATGATATATTACAATCTAATTAGTAATTTCGAAAGGATTAACTTTTTACATAAAAGTTTCAatataaaaagttaatatataattaaatatattaactcatcatcattaaaaatggtgattaatttttttaaactcatCATCATTAAAAATGGTGATTAAGTTTTTTAAACGAAGATTCTAATTATCATCATTAAAAAtggtgattaatttttttaaactcatcatcattaaaaatggtgattaatttttttaaacgaagattctaattcaaaatactGTGACCATGGATTATGAGTTTAACTTTTTGGTAAAAAAGCAAAAGATGTTGGTCATCTCCTGCAGAGAAGAGAATATTTGGACTGTTTAGATTGGGCATGTAGTTTTTGATGGCTGTAAAGTTTAAGGAAAGGTTATGCGTGGTCAAGTCAGATCTGACTAAAAGTTCTATCATGTCTGTTAAAAATCtccaataacaaaaattaaaaaaataaccacagtaataataataaattttattgcaTGGTATACTGTTATGAGTACTCTTTTTTCGAGATAAGAACAACTCAATTGCTAAGTATGTGGAATTtctagaaacaaaaaagaattgaaattttCAGATGGATATCAATGACTCATATTCTATTTTTCTGTATATGATTTTTTCTAATAGTTAGGATGAACACATGTATTCTATGATTAAGTTTATATTGACAAGTGTTTTAGAAGTCCATTTATTAACAAGATCTTGTAATGTCgctgaaaacaaaaagaaaaagaaaaaaagaagtgacAATTGAGAGAGAAGTCACgaaaaagacaaaacaaaaaaaaaaaagttatcaattaatttaaagCACAAACCAATTATGCACAACAATAGTAAGATCTCTAATTCAAAATTGaacacttaaaaataaataacataaatgttAGATAGTACTAAGTACCAAAAATGTTACcagcactattttttttttttacccagcactgattttttttattttttattttttgaaagaaacccAGCACTAATTAagtaacaaaaatatgatagatATCATGCAATTAATGACGTGGAGagcatcgaaaaaaaaaaaggcatcaaaataaagtatatttttCTCCAAATTTTATATTCTTAAGCTATCCTTTTGactccctctctctttttttttttttttttttgaatggacAAACAGATAAACACACACATAAAATCCTTCTAAGTGAAATTCACTTGATCGAACAACGTTTATTGCTATAGACCATATTTTAATACTCCATGTTGGACAaggttaaatataaattttaatttataaaataaaatacggaaatatatatatgcctttCAAAGTACTTATACGTTAGCAATTGGGGTCATACCCACAATATGCatcttttctaaattaaaagttaaaagacaGCTGCGagatttgttaattaattagtattcatataatctaaatataaaataacataaaaataaaataaaattaaggtggagactttttgtttttttgttgttttatatgtgttaattaattagtattcgTATAATCTAATCTTAAATTAacaggaaaagaaaacaaaactaagGCGgagactttttgtttttatttttttatttttttattatgtggtAGAAAAAGGGAAGGTGTAAAAAGCAGTAAAATATGGCTAACAAGCATCACAATCAAATCCGTTCATTCCAGGAAAAAATTCAAATAGTCAAGAGGCAGCAAGTGGGTCGGACCCACCCACCCGTccgacataaatatatattagaagaCAGATAGAGGAGgagtacaaaaaaaataaaaaaataataaaaataaaaaataaaaaaataaaaatgtccaAGTGAATTGAACACGTGCTATGTTTGTTTGGGGGGTGATTTTCGTCAAATATCTGACTCCTCCCTGACTGACTttataaaacttttttataaaacaaagaaTGTCCTCCATGTGAGAGGGCGGCTCATAATATTGAATGTATAATTCTACTAAATTGGTGTTGTATGTTTCCACAGCCGCCATTTATTTGTCCACTTTGTCACTTATTTTTTCCACACCTTTCAGATGTGGTCTCTCCATGAATCTTCACACGATACAAACATCTATAgtctatttttattaaatcCTGATTTAATTATGTGATAGATACTCTAGTtaagataatttttaatatttatcaagaGAATAtcgttattttaatttaaaaatttgttatatacatataagaacttataatttagtaaatacgttttaaattgattcaaaaattaagatttgaatttgtattattggtttatttgagttcatataaaatttgaattcactaaaatatatatttaaatatcttctTTTGAATTGTTTGATAACTACTAATGAAAATACTTACACTATTCATATTAGATTGTCCTGATAGGAGAACTaggatgttttaaaaaaatgactatatatatatataactgttgaaaactaaaattttccaattatatataaacaaatatgatGGCATAGTatcaagcaaaaataaataaatgaaaaaaaattgatggcatagtaaattatataaatgacattttaattaataattttttttaaaaaaagttgtgAATGTGACAAACTTTGTTATGCTAACATATTTCACTTGTTATAAGTAAGATGTAGTCTTCaggaaataaaatttgtataagTACACATACACACACCTTGTTAACTTCTTAAGTGAGCACTTATCGTATACAAATGGAAAGTattgtttcattttcttttgattataaaatactTATAAAGAAAGCTATATAAGGAATACTTTCCCAAGTAGAGATGCTACTTTTGATAATAGAGTTTGAAGAGTCTGACtactaattgaaattttaatcaTTTGACATATTGCATTTATAACAAcccaatttattaaatttctgtcttattgctttcttttctGCCAAAGACAAGAAAATTTTAGAAGTAGGATTAGTTTATAACATGATGATATTTGAATTTGTGATTGTCGTTATGTGAGAAAGTTAATATTCTGGCGCATGCACTAAAACAGTAAATATGGAAAAAGCTTTTTCCATGCTTTtgtcgaataaaatattaaatatgtgtGAGACCTGCTGTGGTGGGTGCATGGGTGACTAGACCCAGGGTAGGTTcatctattttaaatttgatgtcATAGTTTGTAGattgaaattatattataaatatattatatatatatatatatatataataaagccaTGTTACAGTTAACGACGTACTCCATTTTAAATATAGGCGATAAACATCCCGTCATTATTAATgggatataaataaaaaaattgactgagtacatataaaacaaattatcaATCTAAATTAATGAGATATGTATCGtgtaaaattgtatatatatatatatatatatattaggtgtacatatacatatatatatatatatatatatatatatatgatgatgatgatgatcttaGAGAGTTGTTTGTCTTATTTTGTTGTGTCCATCCCAAAGGGTAAAAAGACGATTAAAAGATGGAATTAAATTATGTTGTTATTATACTTTTCACGGGTGTCTGTGATTTTGAAGACAAGATAATAAAGGCAGCTTCATATCCATTAGTTCCTGTTACTTTCTAATTAgtccttttcttcttcaacaaatattttataaatcatgaaaACTCACCTTTGCATGCACCATAAGGTTGCTGCTATAGTCATATAGATCGTTAAGATTTGTTATGATACGCTGAATACATACAATGTTACATatataaaccattaataatattatattacatgTAGTCAATCGGATGTTACATGTCTACCATAAGATAACATAGCAAAactgtaatttttatttcacaAATCTTTTGTGTTTATAAAGTCAAGACCTTTTAAGAGCAAAGTCGAATCAAGTTCCAATATTTTGTATAATGTATAGATTGGTAGAAGAGCCATTTTTCTTCAAATACTAATTTCTGAGTTCCATACCCTTTATCACAAATCAAGTTTCAACAATATAATCCTACATCGATTTCACAGTGTGGATAACAAATATTTAGATGGATCAAATTAtgttaaccatatatataacacaaataTATGTTACCATGCGAATAGTAACGAACCTTATAAgcataattcatttttattatatggGAGCTGTACAAATTGATTAAATCTTGTTGCttaacaattttgttttttttttttcttttctttttcaacaatcAAACCCAACACAAATTGAAAAGAGAGAAATTACAAAGTCCTAATTAAATTAACAAGCTAAATTTTCTTGGTTGATGAGGAAATTACTTCGGTGCTACAAATTGGGCAACACTTTTTAATCTGAAGCCATTTGCTAATACACTCAGAATGGTAAGGATGTTCACAAGGAAGCACAGCAACAAGAGCTTCACCATCTTCATACTCAACCTGACATATCACACACCGATCAATACCATTACAAATTCTGTTTTCCTCTCCTGATGATTTGCAAACAAATGGATTCAAACACGAAGAAATCTCGTTCATGGGAAGGCCTCTTTTCTCTACTCCGATGAACTCTTCCAATGCAATCAGTTCCTCATATGTCAGTTCATCAACATCCAACCCCTCCATATCTTCTTCATCCGCATCTTCACTGCTACTTTCCTCATCATCTTCTATGAACTCCAACTCAGGTACATCATATCCGCTTCTCTGGAAGAACTCATATTCGAAATGAGTATTGTCGCCGTTATTATAGGaatcatcatcattttcttcCTCGCTCTCACTCTCGATGGTGTCGAGCATGGCGAAGGATGTTTCTTGTTCCTGCAAAGCCATTGCCAGAACCAAATCCGAGCTGACTTGTTCTAGGCAGTTGAAAGGGATTCTTTGGGAAGGTTGTTTGGTGATGTCTCTGCGCTCCTCGTCGTCCATGTGAGATATAATGATGAGATATAGTTTCAGATGCAGAATGCAAAAAAACTTTGGCCAATATTTGTTTGGAGGATACGTATATGAGTATatctttttaatctttttaattaatgtagGTTGCTTTGGAGAGGAGGCAACCTCAATGGAAAGGAAATGGGTAACcattctctttgaatttctatATATTCTCGATTCTTGTATGCTTTCCATGTCTTTATAAGTAAGCagaaaagagaaagataaaGGATGGTTTTGAGAGGTTTCTTGATGGAGAAGGTAGATGTTATCTGCAAGGCAATAGGAAATAATGTCTAGTAAGTTAACAATTTTATTCCAAAACTCAAACTCCTGAGTTAAGATTTGTACCCTCTACTTGCCTAACCTCTAGGTTAACCTCCTCAAGTctaatattgttaaattttcttGGTTCATTGATATACGTAATagtttatacatattatatgtgtgtgtatatatatatatatatgtatatattacaaATACAGTGGCAAGTATAAATTATCTGCAGAGCATTTCAATAGTTTCAACAAGATTTGTTTACCTGTATTATtgcaaaaaaagataaaaaaagattCAGTTCCTCACTAATAATCTGGCTCATCCAATCTCCCTCCTTTTAGTTCATATATATCTAGTATTCCTGGCCGGCCTgtatcaaatatttattgaacagcaaaatcaaattaggcaaaacaaataaataaaaaatttatatattgaaaCTAGGGGGTGCTATGCATCCTTAAGTGAAGTAATCATGTTTCATTGGAGATGTTTTGTTCCATTTTTcatgtttctatttttcttttattagtaGTAAAATTTCACCTCATTTAAAAGACTATTACTTTTTCATTTctattctctttctctctctaaataaGATGATATTATATCAATGGTTGGACATAAATAGGGATAGAAGATTTGAATCCTTCATATGTATGATATTTATATTggaaatatatattgattacaAATACTGTGGATTTATTGAATCAATAGATTCATAATGCTGcagaaaagtaaaatataattaagaagTATGCAGGGTAGATAGATATATACAAATTCGTAGAGATCTTGAAGGTAACTTTCAATATTTTAGAAAGAGACGGTCTCATAAACAATTACAAATTGAATGTCAGAGTGACGCTTGGAAcgttcaaaatatattttcaaatgaaTGAGATTTAAGTCTCTTATCCTGCTCACCAAATAGTCAATAGCTTTTCTAGGAATTGACCCTTAACACATAAAGCTCATCATCATccaataatacatatttataatatataatgtatagATGTGCACTGTGTTGCTTTTGTGCAAAGTCTGAAAAACTTTttcctaaaatcaatttttacatTGCAAACCACCCCAACAATTCGTGGTTAATtacgaaaaaaattaaaaagcatgcTTTACAAAGTATATTCATACAAAGcagattcaaattttaatataagaaaAGCATAACAAATATGATACGGTTAATTACTAATATTGCCACTAAGCTCAAGCTAAGACACTCCGAACTATGAACTCTTTCAATCAGACGAATATTTCGATTGTTCCCACGGCATCACAGCCTTTGCCTCCCTTAAATTACTCAAGATCAAATTAGGCAAAAGAATTGTTGAACTGTGGagtatatattcttaattatcacagtgaatgaaaatttcaaaatgtatttttaaagcAAATGATAGTCAAAAGTCTCTTatcctccctttttttttttttttgggggggtgggTGTTCAAAAAAGTCTCTTATACCTGCTCATCGAATAAACAACATGCTTTTCTACAAATTGACTCTTGCAGAAGAAGCTTATCACATCATCCAATAATACTTAAGTAGCATTTGTTAGCTAGATGTGCACTGTGTCGCTTTTAAGCAaagtctaaatttttttttcctaaagtgATTTTTACATTGCAAACCACCACAGCAATTCATGGTTAATTACAGAAAAATATCAAGGTATTCTATTAAAAAATCCATCTGCAAAGTAGattcaaatttcaataataataataataaagtaaagtGCTATAAATATGTTACAGTTAATTACTAATATTGACACTTGGCTCAAGCAAACTCTCCAAACCCTGCATCACAGCCTTTTCCTCCCATAAACTCCAGCTTTGTAGTACTTTGAGCCTTTATGTACAACCTTTGATGTTCTGGTTATCCTAATGAGATGATTATCCCTGCTAACATTCCCATCATCATGCTTGATGTAATTTCTTCTGTTGCCATAAACCAGATCTCTACTAATCCCAGCTCGAATATTACGCTTTCTTGGCCTCAAAGACTTCCTTAAATGAGCACCTCTATAATCCCTCCTTCGACGAGATACTGACCTACTCTTTTCCATGTGGTTAGGAGCATGATAAGGAAACAGACTtccatcttcttcatcatcatcatcacttgTATCAAATACTTCAATTACTACTGTTTTCTGTCTTCTGTTCATTCTTTTGAGCAAATGAAGCTTAACACACATGAAAGTGCAGCAGCACTCCAATGCATGGAAACAGGAAGCAAATGATGCCCATATCATTCTGCAGAGGCACCGGCTTATACACTTGCAAATGCccaatttatataacaaatagaAGAATAAGAgaactgccaaaaaaaaaaaaaaaatcatcaaaaattaTAGGGACAAAATTAAGGAAATGTTTTCCAGTATCAGAAtgactattaaaaaaataataataaaataatcaagcactccatatatgttttttactttttgttggggtatatttattcttaattttggCATAGAAAGGACTAAATTAAGAATCATCAATGCCAACTTAGAAAATTTACTCACCAATGTAGAGCAGAAGAACCACCATGGCCATCTTCAGCAGATTGGCAACGCAAAAATTTTCGATGTAACATATGAAATCCCATGTTGCCCCGCATGTTGTGCTGCATTTATAGCAAATCCAAATCAACCATATTTTTATGTATGCATGACTTTCAGTCATTATATTATCctatattgcttttttttttttgttttttggggtaatGTATTTTATATTGGTTAGGCTTGATAATGATGGTGCATTAAATAATATGACATATTAAATATCTGTTCTGTGCTTAATTTAGTTACCTGCAAGACTTTCCGGATAGGAAATCTAGTGGAGAACCAAAAAGGTCACCAACCGCTTTACCAATTCCAGAAAAAAATGAACCAATTACATTACCCATTAGTTCAGAAGGTACTTGATAGTTAATCCCTCACTCTTAGTTGCCTTTCACTCCTACAATagggaaaaagttaaaaaaaataaaataaataaataataataataaataaataaataaataaagaagataaaGTCCCTCATTTGCACTTTACTGGCAAGTGGCAATTACAATTTTAAAGAGGTGCATTTCCTTTTGGTTTGTACAGAACAAGCAATTGCTGGGAAAATAAAATCAAGCCCTCTACGCCCCCAACAAAACCATATTCAACTTTATATTCATAACAATTTAACAGAATGAGGAGAAGACAAGAGTAAAATCACTGAAATAAGAGCAGATAAATTGCGTTATAGAGAAAGATTGATTAAATTTACCCTTTATTGGAGAATTGAATGAGAAGAGTTTTGTTCTTGCTGTTTTGCTTCAGAGGGAAAATATTCAAAGTCCAGGCAAATTCTAAAGTAAACCATGCACGGCGCAAATCATGATGGCGAAAATTTTCAGAGAGAGATGGAATGTTCTCCCATTGGAAAATCACAAAATAACCGCAACACTATTAAACTCCCGGCTCAAAAATCTTGGTCTGAAATATTAGGCTCCCCATTACGGCCCAACAGTATCTTCACTTGGGCTTCAGcccatttgatcattttttgaGACAATAGTTGGCTCTTTGCCCACCTCGTGGCTGTGTAACTTTTGAGACAATAGTTGATTGTCCATCCAGGCTTTCAAAATTATATGGGATTTTGACATAATAAAAGAGGACCCATATATGAATTCCGGTATGTTGTCATGTAATACCGAAGATCTTCACATTTCTCAGATGTAAAACTTGTATGGAAAGAAATGTCTTAGTCCTGATCCTTTGATACATCGATCCAATTCAAGGCCATATAAAACAACCCAATATATCTAATATACCATCTATGCGTTCGGACTGCTTACCCTATTCCATATATGTTTTTGTATTGAAGTTTATGACCAAAAATGGTTTCCAACGCTTTTGCCTTTCTCGATTTCCCAGTTAGGTCACGAAACCCTAATTTCACAGATTTAGCATCATCACATAGAAGGTTTTATGAAACACTGTACAGCAGCCAACCGGCACAGGAGAGACGTATGCTTTCAAGGAAGAACGTGTAACAGCATACTAATCTCTAAACTCAAAAAGcatgttcaaattctaataatttttcCTCAACAATAAGCACAAGTAAAGTTAATCCAATCTTTTAATTCACcataatatgttaaaatttcacTATTACACAACAAGGGCCCCTTAtaaatatcccaaaaaaaaaaaaaacaaaagaccaAGGGCGACTTATCACCATGCACCAAACGATCAATCCATTCTTCCCTTCAAGATCCTCTCTTTCACTTCAGTGGGTGTTCTGCAGCAAAATGACAAAAACAGATTAGTAATATGATACTTTTTTGGATCTTCGTGTGGTTGAATTTGACCTCAAGACTTTTTACTCGCAGAGAGTACTAGAAACATTAAAGGAGGCCCATCAGAGTTTTAGGCTTTTCATTTACTTTGACATATAATGCTTGTAATGAACATATTACAGAATGATGCTTTAAAAGGCTTACACAACGTAGACATGGCCTCCCCATCCGCTCAAACAGTCTCGATCAACTGATGATAGCAGTGCTTGGGAAACAGTCTCAAATAATTCTTCAGATTCCTGATTGACAATTAGAAAATAAAGTAGTTATAAATGATCCTATCactatgataattaataaacgATACAGAAAATATTTCCAGTTTGAAAGTAAAAACAGCATTGCTAGTGGTATTATTTTAACTAAATAGCGAATGGTAACTTCAACAGCAAATTCAACCCAAAATTTCATAGCTCAGTTTCTTTCTCTTAAAGCTTGTTGTTTATGTTACACTCAAACTGctgattagagagagagagagagagagagagagagagagagagaagaaagaaagtcCCACCTTCCACCCACCAGTTTACCAAAATGAGGGGGAAAGGAGAGGATAAGGAAGGAGAGATGACACATATCTACCACCAAAGCACTGGATTACCTACTAAAACTTAAGCTGGCCATGACAAATAGGACAGAGCtaggaaagaaacaaaacaagttgaaTTTTCTACCACACAAGCCCTATACTTTGAATGAAATGAAGCCGAAAGAAAAATTGACATTGTCCTAAGCATATTAAAACTCCTATAACCCTGACTTTTAGCCCCTTCCACAATACTACTAATCAAGAAGATTTGTCTATCACTAAATAATTCAGAAAACCTGCACTTTATAATGTGAAAAGAAGTGTCACACACTAAAttgatttattgaaaaaatgtgACATTAAACCATGCTGTTAACAAGCTGTCATTGACATAAGGCAATAAGTAACTCCCTTCTCCCTCCAAAACtccaaaacaaaacccaaaaaaaaaaaaaaggtatctctctctctctctctctttaaatttgtaagccattaatattaatttgcaAACAGTCACATTTCTTTCTAAAGAATTTTCATAGAATTGCTTAGCTAAATTTCTTATTTGTCTAAACGGTTAACATATTTGGAATAAGTTgggtaaataattaaatgtatttgGTACTTGTGAGCCTAATTTAGGGAAAAACTAGAAAATTTGGGCAAAGATGTTCAATCTTCATCAATACAGACATGTCAACTGAAAGAGGGCAAGCAGAACATTTTTGGTAGAGTTAAAGTCGGTCCAACTTTTCTGTAGGATAAACCTACACAAATATTGTTTGGAAGATGATTGAAATTGGGTTAGTGGCTTTGGCGGCTGCTAATTCAAAAGGATGATTTGTATTATTGAAGTTCTAACTTTTAAATAATGAGCTGACTAAGCTGATATTTAGGTAGAACTTAGCAAGCAGCAGTTAACCGTGGCTGTAGTTAAAAAGATGGATTTGGCTGTGAGATGGGTGAATGTGAGGTTTGAATGTGACAGGGGAATGTGAGATCAAATACTAAATATATAACCAAATCAACAAACAAATTTGGAATGCTTATCAGAAAAGGTAATTCAAACTgaatacaataaatgaataacaAACCATATCAGGCTTGAACATCGCCTCACAAGCACCATAAAGAGACTCTGATGCAGTTCCAGCAACCACGAAATCTTTCGCCAGTTCCCTGTGTGCATAGACAGAACAGAAAGACAATATCAATGCAGTAACCAAAGCccagataagaaaaaaaacgaTCATATGCTAGAAAAATGAAAGCAGGGG includes the following:
- the LOC132803911 gene encoding uncharacterized protein LOC132803911, with the protein product MGNVIGSFFSGIGKAVGDLFGSPLDFLSGKSCSTTCGATWDFICYIENFCVANLLKMAMVVLLLYIVLLFFYLLYKLGICKCISRCLCRMIWASFASCFHALECCCTFMCVKLHLLKRMNRRQKTVVIEVFDTSDDDDEEDGSLFPYHAPNHMEKSRSVSRRRRDYRGAHLRKSLRPRKRNIRAGISRDLVYGNRRNYIKHDDGNVSRDNHLIRITRTSKVVHKGSKYYKAGVYGRKRL
- the LOC132803850 gene encoding E3 ubiquitin ligase BIG BROTHER-related, whose product is MDDEERRDITKQPSQRIPFNCLEQVSSDLVLAMALQEQETSFAMLDTIESESEEENDDDSYNNGDNTHFEYEFFQRSGYDVPELEFIEDDEESSSEDADEEDMEGLDVDELTYEELIALEEFIGVEKRGLPMNEISSCLNPFVCKSSGEENRICNGIDRCVICQVEYEDGEALVAVLPCEHPYHSECISKWLQIKKCCPICSTEVISSSTKKI